Genomic DNA from Desulfonema ishimotonii:
TTGAAAAGGTCTGCCCTTCTTCTTCGCCGCTCGGCACGCCGTTTTCCAGCCGGATATTGTCCGGCAACGCAACCCATTTCCGACGTTTTTTCCCATCGGGCTTCAGCACCAGCACCACATGTCCGGCCACCTTTCCGTTTTCCGGCATACGGTTTCTGATATTAAATCGCAGGCGCAATTCTCTTGCGGCCCTGGCGAAACTGCATTTGAAATCTCCTATTTCAACAGGAGGCAGTTCGACACCCGAAACCATCTGCGGCGCTGTATCCGACGGCGCTTCTTCCCCGGCTTCGGGGGGCGTCTCGGAGGGCAGCGGCGCCGAATCGTCACCGGCGGCAGGCTTTTTCCCCTCAGCCGGGGACACATCCTTTTCAGACGGAGCCGGTGAAACCGTAACCTCCTGTCCGCTTTCCTCCGGCGTCAGTTCCCCGCCACCGGGCCGGAGAACCTCCGACCCGGTGGAATAGGCAGCAAGGGCCTTTTTAAGCCCCTCGTTTTCCCGGACTTTCATATCATAGAGCCAGTAAAGGATACCGGCTGCGCTGACGGATGCCAGCAGCATCAGCACGCCCAGGGTGAACAGGAACCTGAACCAGCGGATCTGTATGGTTTTTCCGCTGTCCGCCACCATTAAGAAAGTCCAGCGTGCTGTCCGTTTTGAAGGCTTCGGTACACTCAAAATTTACATCTTCCTCCAGGTTTCCCGGAAAATTTTCCACTGCCCGTCCTCACGTTTCAGGACCAGCTGTTTCCGCCCCACAGCCCGCAGCCGGTTCGATTCATACTTCTGAACAAAAGAGACTGTCATCTGATTTCCGCCTTTCCGGACAACCAGATTGCGCTTTGTCACGCGGATATATTTGTATTTTCGGTTCAGTTGCTTTTTATGCTTCAGCCATGCGGCCCGGTTCATTCCCTGAGAGCGGAAATCTCTTGCATAAAAAGCCCCGTAGCGCCCGATATCCTTTGATGACCAGGCTTTTAACCACCCGTCCACCATGTTTTCGATCTTATCATCCCGGACGACGGCCGGCGGTGCTTCATCGGCAACCGGCTGATGAAGCCTGTTCACGGCAAGCATCAGCGGGTGATCAGACGGACCGGCCTTTTTTATATCGGGAAAGGTCTGATAATTCTCACCGATGATCCTGAAGCGGTCCTGGCTTTGCTTCAGGAATAATTTTTTGGTTCCGACCCGGTATCGCCTGTCCGTATATCTGACACAGAGGTCGAACAGCACGGTATAGATCTCTTTATGCCTGAAAAACATCACCTTTTCCGATTCGACCGCCAGCACGCTTTTATCTGCCCGAAGCTGCCGGCGGGCGGTGTTCCACCCGTTCCACCAGGAGATATCCGGCACATATTCGGAATCGTAAAAACCGACGTACTCGTGATAGGTTCCCCTGTCCAGCGCGTTCACCCAGCCGGATATCAGGGAAAGAATAACCGATTTCAACGCCGTCTTGGTTTCAAAAGACTCCGGGGTGAGGGTTTCCGTAATGATGATGGGCGTCCGGTTCAGACGAATGAAGGGCGCAACCTTTTCCAGATCGGCATTTCTCAGCGCCACGCAGCCGTTGGAATCGCGGGGTTTCAGTTCTTTGTTGGTGCCGTGAAGCCATATGGCGCTGCCGGTGCGCCCGGCAATCCGGTCCAGCAGGTTGGGATAGTCCGAGGTAAAGGCCGTCACCCCGTAAATCGGTGACAGTTCTTTGTCCTCATAGTGACGGGTAAAAAAATATATCCCCTCCGGCGTCTTGCTGTCGCCGGCCCGCTCCTTTGCCCCGACGCTCTTCCCGGTCGAACATTCAAACCGGTGAATCTCCCTGGGCTTTCCGTTATACTCATAAACCCGCAGTGTCTGCGTCGATTTTTCGACCACCAGAATATATTCGGGCGTCTCCCCGGTGTCAAAGGGAATAAACACATCCGG
This window encodes:
- a CDS encoding L,D-transpeptidase family protein codes for the protein MGKRSVVHIGFFLLISLMMGATVHAARDEAADTEQYPDVFIPFDTGETPEYILVVEKSTQTLRVYEYNGKPREIHRFECSTGKSVGAKERAGDSKTPEGIYFFTRHYEDKELSPIYGVTAFTSDYPNLLDRIAGRTGSAIWLHGTNKELKPRDSNGCVALRNADLEKVAPFIRLNRTPIIITETLTPESFETKTALKSVILSLISGWVNALDRGTYHEYVGFYDSEYVPDISWWNGWNTARRQLRADKSVLAVESEKVMFFRHKEIYTVLFDLCVRYTDRRYRVGTKKLFLKQSQDRFRIIGENYQTFPDIKKAGPSDHPLMLAVNRLHQPVADEAPPAVVRDDKIENMVDGWLKAWSSKDIGRYGAFYARDFRSQGMNRAAWLKHKKQLNRKYKYIRVTKRNLVVRKGGNQMTVSFVQKYESNRLRAVGRKQLVLKREDGQWKIFRETWRKM